One segment of Eschrichtius robustus isolate mEscRob2 chromosome 3, mEscRob2.pri, whole genome shotgun sequence DNA contains the following:
- the SPATA45 gene encoding spermatogenesis-associated protein 45: MASVKRTSEIIKKLKADKHLLEEINERRESNCLVERSNQVSLLRVQKRHFNGAYKSLTHAQIKEAVPDSGRSSWVKLSPLVHKEKRHFPLKSKMLW, from the coding sequence ATGGCATCTGTAAAGAGAACCagtgaaataattaaaaaacttAAAGCAGACAAACATCTCCTGGAGGAGATAAACGAAAGGCGTGAATCCAACTGCTTGGTGGAAAGAAGCAATCAAGTCAGCTTACTGAGAGTTCAAAAGAGGCATTTCAATGGTGCCTACAAGTCCCTTACTCATGCCCAAATCAAAGAAGCTGTTCCTGACAGTGGCAGGAGCTCTTGGGTCAAACTGAGTCCCCTTGTTCACAAGGAGAAAAGGCACTTTCCACTAAAAAGTAAGATGTTGTGGTAG